The Oscillatoria sp. FACHB-1406 genome includes a window with the following:
- a CDS encoding DUF4910 domain-containing protein, with translation MVLRAILSVVRLSRFFDHFVELHTPEVLNFSLARDRNFPKSWHTIMTIEPSSIGQDLYDLIVKLYPICRSITGGGTRQTLQILKESIPLEVREVPTGTQVFDWIVPKEWNIKDAYIKNARGEKIVDFAVSSLHILNYSLPVRTKLELEELKPHLFTLSDSPDWIPYRTSYYKENWGFCLAHNQYLQLEAGEYEVFIDSSLEPGYLTYGEYYLPGESEEEVLISCHICHPSLANDNLSGNAIATFLAQYLRETSRRYSYRFLFIPGTIGSITWLSLNEDKIANIKHGLVLTCLGDSGHFTYKKSRRGNAEIDRIIAHLLATSSKEYEMIDFYPYGYDERQYCSPGFNLPVGCLMRSRHGTFPEYHTSADNLDFIKPESLAESFALCRSIVDALEANKTYLNQNPKCEPQLGKRGLYRTMGGHQDSGFNEMALLWVLNLSDGKNSLLDIAERSQIPFEVIAAATRALCECKLLVDSSIISEL, from the coding sequence ATGGTATTGAGGGCTATCTTATCGGTCGTCCGGTTAAGCCGGTTTTTCGACCATTTTGTTGAATTACATACTCCAGAAGTCCTTAACTTTTCACTAGCCCGCGATCGCAATTTCCCTAAATCTTGGCATACAATCATGACGATTGAACCCTCCTCTATCGGGCAAGACCTTTACGATCTCATCGTCAAACTCTACCCAATTTGTCGCAGTATTACCGGGGGCGGCACGCGCCAAACCCTCCAAATTCTAAAAGAGTCGATCCCTTTAGAAGTTAGGGAAGTCCCGACGGGAACGCAAGTTTTTGATTGGATCGTTCCGAAAGAATGGAATATTAAGGATGCGTATATTAAAAACGCGAGAGGAGAAAAAATTGTTGATTTTGCTGTTTCGAGTTTGCACATTCTCAACTATAGTCTTCCAGTTCGTACTAAACTAGAATTAGAAGAGTTAAAACCTCATCTCTTTACCCTCAGCGATAGCCCCGATTGGATTCCCTATCGCACGTCTTATTACAAAGAAAACTGGGGATTTTGCCTCGCGCACAATCAATACTTACAATTAGAGGCGGGAGAGTACGAAGTTTTCATCGACTCTTCCTTAGAACCCGGATATTTAACTTATGGCGAGTATTATCTTCCCGGCGAAAGCGAGGAAGAAGTTCTCATTTCCTGCCATATTTGTCATCCCTCCCTAGCAAATGATAATCTTTCGGGCAACGCGATCGCAACTTTTCTCGCCCAATATCTCCGCGAAACGTCCCGACGCTATTCCTACCGCTTCCTCTTCATCCCCGGTACGATTGGCTCGATAACTTGGTTGAGTTTAAATGAAGATAAAATTGCTAACATCAAACATGGCTTAGTTTTAACCTGTTTGGGAGATTCGGGGCATTTTACTTATAAAAAGAGTCGTCGCGGTAACGCAGAAATCGATCGCATTATCGCACATCTGCTCGCTACTTCTAGCAAAGAGTACGAAATGATAGACTTTTATCCCTACGGTTACGACGAACGGCAATATTGCTCGCCGGGATTCAACTTACCCGTCGGCTGCTTAATGCGATCGCGTCATGGCACATTCCCAGAATATCACACCTCCGCCGACAATCTTGATTTTATTAAACCCGAATCGCTTGCCGAATCTTTTGCTCTTTGCCGCTCGATTGTAGACGCTCTTGAAGCCAACAAAACTTACCTCAATCAAAACCCAAAATGCGAACCCCAACTCGGAAAACGCGGGCTATATCGCACAATGGGAGGGCATCAAGATAGCGGCTTTAATGAAATGGCTTTGCTGTGGGTTTTAAATTTATCGGATGGCAAAAATTCTCTCCTCGATATTGCCGAGCGATCGCAAATACCTTTTGAAGTCATTGCTGCCGCTACCCGCGCTTTATGCGAGTGCAAGCTATTAGTTGATAGTAGTATAATATCTGAGTTATAA